Proteins encoded by one window of Desulfovibrio ferrophilus:
- a CDS encoding molybdopterin-guanine dinucleotide biosynthesis protein MobB, with the protein MIAVSIVGYKDTGKTTLALALGEELRSRGVSIAAVKFTHHDGVDIEGTDTERLRRVYGSAALLSPDGAALFWEGKRYLPDLLPLLNADVVVVEGGKSLGWLPRILLLRSIADAGSLGEDLALASYGDVEGYKMNHVTDVSALADLVLEKGFALAGLDCGACGRPDCASLARDIVAGKATVKECQSQFSGVEVTVGGNTIAMNPFVQRVFSASLVGMLKEFKGYAPGPIEIKLQGK; encoded by the coding sequence ATGATAGCTGTAAGCATCGTTGGCTATAAGGATACGGGCAAGACGACGTTGGCTCTGGCATTGGGCGAGGAGCTGAGGAGCCGGGGCGTCTCCATTGCTGCGGTCAAGTTCACGCATCATGACGGCGTGGACATTGAGGGGACGGACACCGAACGATTGCGCAGGGTCTATGGCAGTGCTGCTCTGCTGAGCCCGGATGGGGCTGCGTTGTTCTGGGAGGGGAAACGCTATTTGCCCGATTTGTTGCCGCTGCTCAACGCCGATGTCGTGGTTGTGGAAGGGGGCAAGAGCCTTGGATGGCTGCCACGAATTCTGTTGCTGCGTTCCATCGCCGATGCCGGAAGTCTTGGTGAAGATTTGGCCCTGGCGAGCTACGGTGATGTAGAGGGGTATAAAATGAACCACGTGACCGATGTTTCCGCTTTGGCCGATCTGGTGCTGGAAAAGGGCTTTGCCCTGGCAGGTTTGGATTGCGGGGCCTGCGGACGTCCAGACTGTGCGTCGCTGGCGCGTGACATTGTGGCGGGAAAAGCCACGGTGAAGGAATGCCAGTCTCAGTTCTCCGGGGTCGAGGTGACCGTGGGCGGGAATACTATCGCCATGAATCCCTTTGTGCAGCGGGTTTTTTCTGCGTCTCTGGTGGGAATGCTCAAGGAATTCAAGGGATATGCACCGGGCCCCATCGAGATCAAACTTCAAGGGAAGTAG
- a CDS encoding outer membrane protein gives MLRHTLLILVALLLSSQSAFAQETGFYLAGKTGPSIMAFANGNWTSDAIGDVTSEYTRDSSETVLTLGAAAGYEFKQDIRAEIEYMYRTNYQHDKKPTTSGTYDVEQDLTTHTVMLNVFYDFRNDSKFTPFIMAGAGLAIHESDNSVNELLGLFVEYEGREVTKTDFAWNVGAGVGYAINEHLTADVLLRYIDMGKARWENVAPIDEAHSVANMTATEVTFGLRYKF, from the coding sequence ATGCTCAGACACACACTCCTCATCCTGGTCGCTCTTCTGCTATCATCTCAAAGTGCCTTTGCCCAAGAAACAGGCTTCTATCTTGCAGGAAAAACAGGCCCGTCAATCATGGCTTTTGCCAATGGGAACTGGACCAGTGACGCCATTGGTGATGTCACTTCGGAATACACCAGGGACAGCAGCGAGACTGTTCTCACTCTAGGCGCAGCAGCAGGGTACGAATTCAAGCAGGATATCCGGGCTGAAATTGAATACATGTACCGGACAAATTACCAACACGATAAAAAGCCCACCACAAGTGGCACCTATGATGTTGAACAGGATCTGACGACACACACTGTCATGCTCAATGTCTTCTACGACTTCAGAAATGACTCCAAATTCACACCGTTCATCATGGCGGGAGCTGGCTTGGCAATTCATGAAAGTGACAATTCAGTTAATGAATTGCTTGGTCTGTTTGTGGAATATGAGGGTCGAGAAGTAACCAAAACTGATTTTGCGTGGAATGTTGGTGCGGGAGTTGGATATGCGATCAATGAGCACCTTACCGCAGATGTGCTCTTGCGCTATATCGACATGGGGAAAGCCAGATGGGAAAATGTCGCCCCCATCGACGAGGCGCACTCTGTTGCAAACATGACTGCCACTGAAGTGACATTTGGACTACGCTACAAATTCTAA
- a CDS encoding TetR/AcrR family transcriptional regulator has protein sequence MTKKDKILLAATRMFAGKGFADTSTAELAGITGAAESTIFYHFKNKEELFLEVLRKVRVEIVQHFEEHEGSQEYESGLEKVEGLLGYYLYLAGTMEDAFLLLHRHYPYLLAQENEVCRENLEAVYNCMADIFERAIEEGKRDGSVADIPARKTALILFTMVDGLVRFKTYNLYDAGTLFKEMIASARKILVHAQ, from the coding sequence ATGACGAAGAAAGACAAGATACTGCTTGCGGCCACCAGGATGTTTGCTGGTAAGGGCTTTGCCGATACGAGCACTGCGGAACTCGCCGGAATCACCGGGGCGGCCGAGAGTACAATCTTCTATCATTTCAAGAACAAAGAGGAGCTGTTCCTCGAAGTTTTGCGCAAGGTCCGAGTGGAGATTGTGCAGCATTTCGAAGAGCACGAAGGGAGTCAGGAGTACGAATCCGGATTGGAAAAGGTTGAAGGGCTGTTGGGCTATTACCTTTATCTTGCCGGGACCATGGAGGATGCATTTCTGCTCCTGCATCGCCATTATCCGTATCTGTTGGCTCAAGAAAACGAGGTTTGCCGAGAAAACCTGGAGGCTGTGTACAACTGCATGGCCGATATTTTTGAGCGGGCCATCGAGGAAGGGAAACGAGACGGCAGTGTAGCCGATATCCCTGCCCGTAAAACGGCGCTCATCCTGTTCACCATGGTTGATGGCTTGGTCCGGTTCAAGACGTACAACTTGTACGACGCCGGGACACTGTTCAAGGAAATGATCGCCTCTGCGCGGAAAATTCTGGTACACGCACAATAA
- a CDS encoding SulP family inorganic anion transporter: MLTRILPFLDWFKGYGAEKFKLDALAGITVALVLIPQSMAYAQLAGLPAYYGLYAAFMPPMIAALFGSSRQLATGPVAVVSLMTAASLEPLATAGSEGYIAYAILLAVLVGVFQLSLGILRLGLVVNFLSHPVVNGFTNAAAIIIASSQLSKMFGVYVDKAEHHYETIMRVVEAAVQYTHWPTLGMGVLAFIIMYGLKRTMPKIPNVLVAVALTTVLSWAIGFQHDARVDVSAIQSADVAVSLQAFNTATQAVQDLSEERAGISAALDEAKKADNFDAANDATHDLIRINHTISSQKQIAHVERERLRATLFSGIEGPEGLTLFPQDAVPIGAETDGRVWRLKVGNKLLDTASLLVTGGGAVVGTIPEGLPALTIPKFDLGIILHLLSYAAIISLLGFMEAISIAKAMAAKTGQRLDPNQELIGQGLANILGALTRSYPVSGSFSRSAVNLQAGAVTGLSSVFTSAMVVIALLFFTPLLYHLPQAVLAAVIMMAVMGLINASGFIHSWKAQRYDGIISVISFLATLAFAPHLDKGIMVGVALSLGVFLYKSMRPSVRSLAMADDNALRCAEEYSLMECEYVDVVRFDGPLFFANASFLEDKINERMSLKPKLQHIVLVASGMNDMDASGEEVLSLLVDRCRQNGVDISLSGVNESVRKVLVRTHLLEKIGEDHIYATSERALETIHEDAHKAAEEGGNCPLTTVCYNS, encoded by the coding sequence ATGCTCACGAGAATCCTGCCCTTTCTCGACTGGTTCAAAGGGTACGGCGCCGAAAAGTTCAAACTCGACGCCTTAGCCGGTATCACGGTCGCACTGGTCCTCATTCCTCAAAGTATGGCTTACGCCCAGCTGGCGGGTCTGCCTGCCTATTATGGTTTGTATGCCGCTTTCATGCCTCCGATGATTGCCGCTCTGTTTGGCTCCAGCCGTCAGTTGGCTACTGGCCCGGTGGCGGTGGTTTCACTTATGACGGCAGCCAGCCTGGAACCACTAGCCACGGCAGGAAGCGAGGGCTATATCGCCTATGCAATCCTGTTGGCGGTCCTTGTGGGTGTCTTTCAGTTGTCGCTGGGCATTCTGCGGTTGGGGCTGGTCGTGAACTTCTTGTCTCACCCGGTGGTCAACGGCTTCACCAACGCCGCCGCCATCATCATCGCATCCAGCCAATTGTCCAAGATGTTTGGTGTCTATGTGGACAAGGCCGAACATCACTATGAAACCATCATGCGCGTGGTCGAAGCGGCCGTGCAATACACTCACTGGCCCACACTGGGCATGGGAGTGTTGGCCTTTATCATTATGTACGGCCTCAAGCGCACCATGCCCAAGATTCCCAACGTTCTGGTGGCCGTGGCTTTGACCACAGTTCTGTCCTGGGCCATTGGTTTCCAGCATGACGCCCGCGTGGATGTGAGTGCCATTCAGTCCGCGGATGTCGCTGTTTCTCTGCAGGCATTCAATACTGCAACCCAGGCTGTCCAGGATCTGTCCGAAGAGCGGGCCGGTATTTCCGCCGCCCTGGACGAGGCCAAAAAGGCTGACAATTTTGATGCTGCCAACGATGCAACGCATGATCTGATTCGCATCAACCACACGATCAGCAGTCAGAAGCAGATTGCACACGTCGAGCGTGAGCGCCTGCGTGCCACGTTGTTCTCCGGTATCGAAGGCCCCGAGGGTCTGACTCTGTTCCCGCAGGATGCCGTGCCCATTGGTGCAGAGACCGATGGCCGAGTCTGGCGTTTGAAGGTCGGCAACAAGCTGCTGGACACCGCCTCGCTGCTGGTCACCGGTGGTGGTGCCGTAGTCGGTACGATTCCCGAAGGGCTGCCCGCGCTGACCATTCCCAAGTTTGACCTGGGTATCATTCTGCACCTGCTGTCCTACGCCGCCATCATCTCCCTGTTGGGTTTCATGGAGGCCATCTCCATCGCCAAGGCCATGGCAGCCAAGACCGGCCAGCGCCTTGATCCCAACCAGGAACTCATCGGTCAGGGCCTGGCTAACATCCTGGGTGCATTGACCCGAAGCTATCCGGTCTCGGGTTCGTTTTCGCGTTCGGCGGTTAACCTCCAGGCTGGCGCTGTGACCGGTTTGTCCAGCGTGTTCACCAGTGCCATGGTTGTCATCGCGCTGCTGTTCTTTACCCCGCTGTTGTATCATCTGCCTCAGGCCGTGTTGGCTGCTGTTATCATGATGGCTGTCATGGGTCTGATCAATGCCTCGGGTTTCATCCACTCCTGGAAGGCCCAGCGCTACGACGGCATCATCTCCGTGATCTCGTTCCTGGCGACCCTGGCTTTTGCTCCGCATCTGGACAAGGGCATCATGGTTGGTGTTGCACTGTCTCTGGGCGTGTTCCTGTACAAGAGCATGCGCCCGAGTGTGCGCTCCCTGGCCATGGCCGACGATAATGCTCTGCGCTGCGCCGAGGAATATAGTCTGATGGAGTGCGAATACGTGGATGTGGTCCGCTTTGACGGCCCATTGTTCTTCGCCAATGCCAGTTTCCTGGAAGACAAGATCAATGAGCGCATGTCCTTGAAGCCCAAGCTGCAGCACATTGTGCTGGTGGCCAGCGGTATGAATGATATGGACGCCTCTGGTGAGGAAGTGCTGTCCCTGCTGGTGGATCGTTGTCGCCAGAATGGGGTGGATATCTCCCTGTCAGGTGTGAACGAATCGGTGCGCAAGGTTCTGGTCAGGACCCACCTGCTGGAGAAGATCGGCGAAGATCATATCTACGCGACTTCCGAGCGGGCTCTGGAGACCATCCACGAGGACGCCCACAAAGCGGCTGAAGAGGGCGGCAACTGCCCCCTGACGACGGTTTGCTACAACTCCTAG
- a CDS encoding response regulator, with the protein MPIINIFGGSFCRKEQVVRKLMSSTGYVRLSDEQIVSTAAKLSGMAEEKIAKALTSKASVFNRFTREKERTVAWLKLATAQTLTGEDLILDGAAGLLVPPSVTHCLRVCLIADIQHRLQIAHEDKGLEERDALKRIRKNDADSATWVDMVLSAKDPWTTGLYDMLIPMDKQGVDGAVSLIEQNLTNEALAVTEFSRKALDDFRLAAKAEVYLVDEGHDVGVRAEDGKLVLTINKNVMMLERLKGELLSAASKVDGVTDVEVKVGSGFYQTDIYRKVDFEMPSKVLLVDDEREFVQTLSERLEMRDVGSHVVFDGESALDMMRSDEPEVMILDLKMPGIDGIEVLRRVKSENPAIEVIILTGHGSEDDRKVCMDLGAFAYLHKPVDIEVLSQTLKQANQKIRNRPVSS; encoded by the coding sequence ATGCCTATTATCAATATCTTCGGTGGTTCCTTTTGCAGAAAGGAGCAGGTGGTACGCAAGCTCATGTCCTCCACGGGCTATGTGCGCCTGAGTGACGAGCAGATTGTCTCCACTGCGGCCAAGCTTTCGGGCATGGCCGAGGAAAAAATCGCCAAGGCCCTGACGTCCAAGGCTTCTGTGTTCAACCGCTTCACCCGCGAAAAGGAACGCACCGTAGCCTGGCTCAAGCTTGCCACCGCGCAGACCTTGACCGGTGAGGATCTGATCCTTGACGGAGCGGCCGGACTTCTGGTTCCGCCCAGCGTGACCCATTGTCTTCGTGTCTGCCTGATTGCCGATATTCAGCATCGGCTGCAGATTGCTCATGAGGATAAGGGACTGGAAGAGAGGGATGCCCTGAAGCGTATCCGCAAGAATGATGCAGACAGCGCAACCTGGGTCGACATGGTTCTTAGCGCCAAAGATCCCTGGACAACGGGGCTCTATGATATGCTGATTCCCATGGATAAGCAGGGCGTGGATGGCGCTGTGTCCTTGATCGAACAAAACCTGACCAACGAGGCATTGGCCGTCACGGAGTTTTCTCGCAAGGCTCTGGACGACTTCAGGCTCGCTGCCAAGGCTGAGGTGTACCTCGTGGATGAAGGCCACGACGTGGGCGTTCGTGCCGAGGACGGCAAGCTTGTCCTGACCATCAATAAGAACGTCATGATGCTTGAACGCTTGAAAGGCGAGTTGCTGAGCGCAGCGTCCAAGGTTGATGGCGTCACGGATGTGGAGGTCAAAGTGGGCAGTGGATTCTATCAGACCGATATCTACCGCAAGGTTGATTTCGAGATGCCGTCCAAGGTTCTGCTTGTCGATGACGAGCGCGAATTTGTCCAGACACTGTCTGAGCGCCTTGAGATGCGCGATGTGGGTTCGCATGTTGTCTTTGATGGCGAATCAGCTCTGGACATGATGCGTTCAGATGAGCCTGAAGTCATGATTCTCGACCTTAAGATGCCCGGCATTGACGGCATCGAGGTGCTCAGGCGCGTCAAGTCCGAGAACCCGGCCATCGAGGTGATCATCCTCACCGGTCATGGCTCCGAGGACGATCGCAAGGTCTGCATGGACCTGGGTGCATTTGCCTATCTGCATAAGCCTGTGGACATCGAGGTGTTGTCTCAGACCCTCAAGCAGGCCAATCAGAAGATTCGTAACCGTCCTGTCAGCAGCTAA
- a CDS encoding sensor histidine kinase yields MRDFILPRFWRGSSDSNRFKGLFNYKTAWLLAIVLTAFSSLAPLLAMVSFDYQISRSAAESEVRLRTSRTVSNAKRVLSFYLQERISALQFVLRDNTYGSLSDNARLQLLLEDLTQSHGGFIDLGIIDQDGRQKTYVGPYNLQGKNYKGQDWFGLAASRGSYISGVFLGFRNVPHLVVVVRHDLPGGGFFLLRATLDTEQFSSLAGLELSSGGDSFIINHGGVLQTPSRYHGDVLSDFKLPVPTFSDHSEVIEENAAGGRVFIGYAYIPDSPFIFMVIKDRSGLLASWYETRVQLLGFLIASIIVVLLVVSAMATYLVNSIYIADQNRAAVLHHVEHSNKLASIGRLAAGVAHEVNNPLAVIGEKTGLLKDLLTYGGENVSQSRLLDLARDIEQSVERCGNITKHLLGFARHIHVSVENINLAEIIDETMSFLRKEAEYRSVEITTAVAEGQPDFKCDRGKLQQILLNLVNNAFQAVSEGGHVSVTADSPDDDHIRIQVSDDGCGISDVDRKRIFEPFFSTKTASGGTGLGLSITYGLVHKLSGDISIESTEGEGTIFTIVLPRDCGGGNEDTCEYC; encoded by the coding sequence ATGAGAGACTTCATTCTACCAAGATTCTGGCGGGGTTCTTCGGACTCCAATCGTTTCAAGGGGCTGTTCAATTACAAGACAGCTTGGCTGCTGGCTATCGTATTGACGGCATTCTCATCCCTTGCCCCATTGTTGGCTATGGTCTCTTTTGATTATCAGATCAGTCGTTCCGCAGCGGAATCCGAGGTGCGGCTCAGGACATCGCGCACCGTGTCCAATGCCAAGCGTGTGCTCTCGTTTTATCTTCAGGAACGTATCAGTGCCCTGCAGTTTGTGCTGCGGGACAACACCTACGGATCCTTGAGTGACAACGCACGTCTGCAACTGCTTCTTGAGGATTTGACCCAGAGTCATGGTGGCTTCATCGACTTGGGAATTATTGACCAGGACGGTCGCCAGAAGACCTACGTTGGGCCTTACAATCTGCAAGGCAAGAACTACAAAGGGCAGGATTGGTTCGGGCTGGCAGCTTCCAGAGGCAGCTACATCAGCGGTGTATTTTTGGGCTTCCGTAACGTGCCCCACCTTGTTGTGGTCGTGCGCCATGATTTGCCTGGCGGTGGTTTCTTCCTGTTACGTGCAACCCTGGATACCGAGCAGTTCAGTTCCCTTGCCGGTCTGGAACTGTCTTCGGGCGGAGACTCGTTCATTATCAATCATGGTGGTGTGCTCCAGACTCCTTCACGATATCACGGCGATGTGCTTTCGGACTTCAAGCTTCCTGTTCCCACTTTTTCAGATCACTCGGAGGTGATCGAGGAAAATGCCGCAGGCGGGCGTGTTTTTATTGGATACGCCTATATTCCTGACTCGCCATTCATTTTTATGGTCATCAAGGATCGTTCCGGATTGTTGGCGTCGTGGTATGAAACCCGTGTTCAGTTATTGGGTTTCCTGATTGCGAGCATCATTGTTGTGCTGCTGGTGGTGTCGGCAATGGCGACATATCTGGTGAACAGCATCTATATTGCCGATCAGAATCGGGCTGCAGTCCTTCACCACGTTGAGCATTCCAACAAGTTGGCCTCCATTGGGCGGTTGGCAGCAGGTGTGGCCCACGAGGTCAATAATCCACTGGCCGTGATTGGAGAAAAGACGGGATTGCTCAAGGATCTGCTGACCTATGGTGGCGAGAATGTGAGTCAGAGCAGGTTGCTGGATCTGGCTCGGGACATTGAGCAATCAGTGGAGCGCTGTGGCAACATTACCAAGCACTTGTTGGGATTTGCCAGGCACATTCATGTGTCGGTTGAAAATATCAATCTGGCAGAGATTATTGATGAAACAATGAGCTTTTTGCGCAAGGAAGCCGAATATCGCAGTGTTGAGATTACAACGGCTGTGGCCGAAGGCCAGCCGGATTTCAAATGCGACCGAGGCAAGCTGCAACAGATTCTGCTCAACCTCGTGAACAATGCCTTCCAGGCCGTTTCCGAAGGGGGGCATGTCTCGGTAACCGCCGACAGCCCCGACGACGATCATATTCGAATCCAGGTCAGCGACGACGGGTGTGGTATTTCTGACGTTGATCGCAAGCGGATTTTTGAGCCCTTTTTTTCGACCAAGACGGCTTCGGGTGGAACCGGTCTTGGCTTGTCCATCACCTATGGCCTCGTGCATAAGTTGTCGGGAGACATCAGCATCGAGAGCACGGAGGGTGAAGGGACGATTTTTACAATCGTACTGCCTCGTGACTGCGGGGGAGGGAATGAGGACACATGCGAATATTGTTAG
- a CDS encoding response regulator has translation MRILLVDDERDLVAALAERFSFRGIDADFATSGDDALNMAKENAYDLAVLDVKMPKISGLELSKRLYRILPEMKCIFLTGHGSALDFEAGASSGAPYLVKPVNIDLLVKEIHKVLGTGEDG, from the coding sequence ATGCGAATATTGTTAGTGGATGATGAACGGGACCTTGTGGCTGCATTGGCCGAGAGGTTCAGCTTCCGAGGGATTGATGCGGATTTCGCCACCTCGGGGGATGATGCCTTGAATATGGCGAAGGAGAACGCTTACGATCTTGCTGTGTTGGATGTGAAAATGCCCAAGATCAGTGGGTTGGAGCTTTCCAAGCGGCTCTACCGAATTCTTCCAGAGATGAAGTGCATTTTTCTCACCGGGCATGGCTCCGCACTCGACTTCGAAGCGGGAGCCTCCAGTGGAGCACCTTATTTGGTCAAGCCTGTAAACATTGACCTTTTGGTCAAAGAAATCCACAAGGTGTTGGGCACAGGCGAGGACGGGTAA
- a CDS encoding response regulator, producing MTKKVLLVDDEKDFLDTLSERLKTRGLDVSSSAEPAEALEIAMNDGYDVIVVDLKMPGMNGIEFLRTIKDARPEMQVILLTGHATVDKGIEAVKLGALDVLEKPANFETLMDRIEKASAKKLVLLEKKDQDKIQDIITKHGW from the coding sequence ATGACCAAGAAAGTGCTGCTCGTTGATGATGAAAAGGATTTCCTCGACACTTTGTCCGAGCGTTTGAAGACCCGTGGCCTGGACGTCTCTTCCTCTGCTGAACCCGCGGAAGCTCTTGAGATTGCCATGAACGATGGCTACGACGTGATTGTCGTGGACTTGAAGATGCCCGGCATGAATGGCATCGAGTTCTTGCGCACCATCAAGGACGCACGCCCCGAGATGCAGGTGATCCTGCTGACTGGCCACGCCACCGTGGACAAGGGGATCGAGGCTGTGAAGCTTGGCGCTCTGGATGTTCTTGAGAAGCCAGCCAACTTTGAAACCCTGATGGATCGTATCGAGAAGGCCAGTGCCAAGAAGCTGGTGCTTTTGGAAAAGAAGGATCAGGACAAGATTCAGGATATCATTACGAAACACGGCTGGTAG
- a CDS encoding PAS domain S-box protein, protein MQKQSSLYTRIIVTLIVFSVVIMAAFTLGSLHYQREALREEIRETAHTVVRRASSILPSALWEYNDIYIRDYIDSLFMLPYVAFVRVRSEGEIYEKRGLEFSLYGTDFFRNSSDFHWEEQPIRRNGVPIGMFEIAVSFESLNELLMNKVQQFVLSMTVLIFGLAVITMFLFRRYIFKPIRALERVADAVARGDLSARSGVKGIGEIGRLAVSMDKMVEGLVRVTTSRDKLNQEIDKRLQAETELKVERDRIKLYLDTAGVALLALDRSGRISLLNRKGCELLGYEPGTVEGMDWFENFIPRRSSESVRAVFQSLMSGALKPFDHHENEVLTRDGHLRLFSWNNTLIKGGSGTILGSLSSGQDITEERLREQALKQSEERFRVLVESMNEAVVSLNKKGQLEYTNQRFCEMLGIARQRTFGKRIEDFLDPSNAKRFRIYFDMESAPRSEPHELIWTHHSGRQVHTYVSPALIYSNDGELEGATIAIADISKLKELEGQLVQAQMLESLGSMAAGIAHEINTPCQYVLNNTQFLRKATSIVLAVLKMYEELRLAVDNGGETRALVQELEDELAKQQIDYLQEDMTAAITESLEGIDRIAAIVRSVKQFANPGAEEKAATDLNELVRNTVIVSTNEWKYMADLIMELEEGLPMVPCVVGQINQVLLNLIVNAAQAIEPRVEAKDYLKGEIRIRTAHDEDWVYLEVSDNGSGIAPEDRDHVFRPFYTTKAPGKGTGQGLAISQTVIRDTHNGDLTFETVPGEGTTFKIVLPISA, encoded by the coding sequence ATGCAGAAACAATCGAGTTTGTATACCCGTATCATCGTCACCCTGATTGTTTTCTCGGTGGTGATTATGGCCGCGTTCACCCTTGGTTCTTTGCATTACCAGCGCGAAGCCCTGCGAGAAGAGATTCGCGAAACGGCTCATACTGTGGTTCGGCGTGCATCCTCTATCTTGCCTTCAGCCCTCTGGGAATACAACGATATCTACATTCGGGATTACATCGATTCGTTGTTTATGTTGCCCTATGTCGCCTTTGTGCGCGTCAGGAGTGAGGGCGAAATCTATGAAAAACGAGGATTGGAGTTTTCGCTGTATGGCACAGATTTCTTTCGTAATTCATCAGATTTTCATTGGGAAGAACAGCCAATTCGCCGTAATGGTGTGCCTATTGGTATGTTTGAGATTGCAGTGTCCTTTGAATCGTTAAATGAATTGCTGATGAACAAAGTGCAGCAGTTTGTACTGTCGATGACGGTTCTGATCTTTGGCTTGGCCGTGATTACCATGTTCTTGTTCCGCAGGTATATCTTCAAGCCGATTCGGGCTCTGGAGCGGGTTGCCGATGCCGTTGCCAGGGGCGATTTAAGTGCCAGATCCGGTGTGAAAGGGATTGGCGAAATCGGTAGGCTGGCCGTCTCAATGGATAAGATGGTTGAAGGACTCGTGCGCGTCACGACCTCTCGGGATAAGCTCAACCAGGAGATTGACAAGCGTCTGCAAGCTGAAACCGAGTTGAAGGTCGAACGCGATCGGATCAAGCTGTATCTGGATACCGCTGGTGTTGCTCTGCTTGCATTGGATAGATCGGGACGGATTTCTCTGTTGAATCGCAAGGGATGCGAGCTTCTGGGATACGAACCAGGTACGGTTGAAGGCATGGACTGGTTTGAAAATTTCATTCCTCGACGCTCTAGCGAAAGTGTACGTGCTGTCTTTCAATCCTTGATGTCAGGAGCACTCAAGCCATTTGATCATCACGAGAACGAAGTGCTGACAAGGGATGGGCACCTGCGATTGTTCTCCTGGAATAACACTCTGATTAAAGGGGGAAGTGGTACCATTCTGGGGAGTTTGAGTTCCGGGCAGGATATTACCGAAGAACGGCTTCGTGAGCAGGCGTTGAAACAAAGTGAGGAGCGATTCCGGGTGCTCGTGGAATCCATGAATGAGGCTGTGGTTTCTCTGAACAAGAAAGGGCAGCTTGAATACACCAATCAGCGTTTTTGCGAGATGCTCGGTATTGCTCGTCAGCGAACTTTCGGTAAGCGGATTGAAGATTTTCTTGATCCGTCCAACGCCAAGCGTTTCAGGATATATTTTGATATGGAGTCTGCGCCTCGGAGTGAGCCCCATGAGTTGATTTGGACCCATCATAGTGGGCGGCAGGTTCATACCTATGTTTCCCCAGCCTTGATCTACAGCAATGATGGAGAACTGGAAGGAGCAACTATTGCCATTGCTGATATTTCCAAACTCAAGGAACTCGAGGGACAGCTTGTTCAGGCGCAAATGCTGGAGTCTTTGGGGTCCATGGCTGCAGGTATCGCGCATGAAATTAATACTCCCTGTCAGTATGTGCTCAATAATACCCAGTTTTTGCGAAAGGCAACGAGCATTGTTCTGGCCGTTTTGAAAATGTACGAGGAGTTGCGTCTTGCGGTGGACAATGGGGGAGAGACGCGGGCTTTGGTTCAGGAGTTGGAGGATGAACTGGCAAAGCAGCAGATTGATTATCTTCAGGAAGATATGACGGCCGCCATCACTGAAAGCCTGGAAGGAATTGATCGTATCGCTGCCATTGTGCGTTCGGTCAAGCAGTTCGCCAACCCCGGGGCTGAGGAAAAGGCTGCAACCGATTTGAACGAGCTTGTTCGCAATACCGTGATCGTTTCAACCAACGAGTGGAAGTACATGGCCGACTTGATTATGGAATTGGAAGAAGGTCTACCGATGGTTCCATGCGTGGTCGGGCAGATTAATCAGGTGCTTTTGAATCTGATCGTCAATGCAGCTCAGGCTATCGAGCCCAGAGTGGAGGCCAAAGATTATCTCAAGGGTGAGATCAGGATCAGGACCGCTCATGATGAGGACTGGGTGTATCTCGAAGTGTCGGATAATGGCTCAGGCATTGCCCCTGAGGATCGGGACCATGTTTTCAGGCCGTTTTATACGACCAAGGCTCCGGGCAAGGGTACCGGGCAGGGGTTGGCCATTTCACAGACAGTTATCAGGGATACACATAACGGAGATTTGACCTTTGAAACTGTGCCGGGCGAAGGCACTACCTTCAAGATTGTTTTGCCCATAAGTGCTTGA